A region from the Aphis gossypii isolate Hap1 chromosome 1, ASM2018417v2, whole genome shotgun sequence genome encodes:
- the LOC114124642 gene encoding NADH-cytochrome b5 reductase 2 isoform X1: MSSFSVKNFLTTFSSVSSVLVGLGIVVTTGFAISAFVANFQKKSQKKRTLVDSNTKIPLPLIQKHIISHDTRRFRFELPSKNHILGLPIGQHIHLSARINEELVARAYTPVSSDNDVGYMDLVIKVYFRDQNPKFPDGGKLTQYLEKMEIGDTIDVRGPSGRLIYHGRGDFEIKAVKRIDPSHNLYAKKLSMIAGGTGITPMLQLIRQVTRDPKDETKLSLLFANQTEEDILLRDELEEAVKNYPDRIKVWYTVDRPTDGWKYSVGFISSDMISEHLYPPAQDTLVLMCGPPPMINFACIPNLDKLGYDAKLRFSY; the protein is encoded by the exons atgagttctttttcagttaaaaattttttgaccACATTTtcg agtgTCTCTTCAGTGTTAGTTGGACTTGGAATTGTTGTAACTACCGGTTTTGCTATATCAGCATTTGTAGCCAATTTCCAAAAGAAAAGCCAGAAAAAAAGAACTTTAGTGGATTCAAATACAAAGATTCCATTGCCacttattcaaaaacatattattagtcATGACACACGAAGATTTAGATTTGAATTGCCATCCAAAAATCATATTCTTg gTTTACCTATCGGGCAACACATACATTTATCAGCAAGAATAAACGAGGAATTAGTTGCTCGTGCTTACACCCCAGTCAGTAGTGACAATGATGTCGGATATATGGATTTGGTTATTAAG gtttattttaGAGATCAAAATCCCAAATTCCCTGATGGTGGTAAATTAACACAATATCTTGAGAAAATGGAAATCGGAGACACAATTGATGTCCGAGGACCTTCAGGTCGTCTCATTTATCATGGTCGTGGagattttgaaattaaggCTGTTAAAAGAATAGATCCTTCTCATAACCTTTAtgctaaaaaattatcaatgattGCTG GTGGTACTGGTATTACGCCAATGTTGCAGTTAATTAGACAAGTCACTAGAGATCCTAAAGATGAAACCAAATTGTCATTACTTTTTGCTAATCAGACTGAagaagatatattattaagagatGAATTAGAAGAAGCTGTTAAAAATTATCCAGATAGGATCAAAGTCTGGTATACAGTTGATAGACCTACTgatg ggtGGAAATACAGTGTTGGATTTATATCATCTGACATGATATCAGAACATCTATATCCACCAGCTCAAGATACATTGGTATTGATGTGTGGACCTCCTCCAATGATAAACTTTGCATGTATTCCAAATCTTGATAAACTTGGATATGATGCTAAGTTAcgattttcttattaa
- the LOC114124642 gene encoding NADH-cytochrome b5 reductase 2 isoform X2, whose amino-acid sequence MGILDDLSVSSVLVGLGIVVTTGFAISAFVANFQKKSQKKRTLVDSNTKIPLPLIQKHIISHDTRRFRFELPSKNHILGLPIGQHIHLSARINEELVARAYTPVSSDNDVGYMDLVIKVYFRDQNPKFPDGGKLTQYLEKMEIGDTIDVRGPSGRLIYHGRGDFEIKAVKRIDPSHNLYAKKLSMIAGGTGITPMLQLIRQVTRDPKDETKLSLLFANQTEEDILLRDELEEAVKNYPDRIKVWYTVDRPTDGWKYSVGFISSDMISEHLYPPAQDTLVLMCGPPPMINFACIPNLDKLGYDAKLRFSY is encoded by the exons ATGGGTATTCTTGATGATCTT agtgTCTCTTCAGTGTTAGTTGGACTTGGAATTGTTGTAACTACCGGTTTTGCTATATCAGCATTTGTAGCCAATTTCCAAAAGAAAAGCCAGAAAAAAAGAACTTTAGTGGATTCAAATACAAAGATTCCATTGCCacttattcaaaaacatattattagtcATGACACACGAAGATTTAGATTTGAATTGCCATCCAAAAATCATATTCTTg gTTTACCTATCGGGCAACACATACATTTATCAGCAAGAATAAACGAGGAATTAGTTGCTCGTGCTTACACCCCAGTCAGTAGTGACAATGATGTCGGATATATGGATTTGGTTATTAAG gtttattttaGAGATCAAAATCCCAAATTCCCTGATGGTGGTAAATTAACACAATATCTTGAGAAAATGGAAATCGGAGACACAATTGATGTCCGAGGACCTTCAGGTCGTCTCATTTATCATGGTCGTGGagattttgaaattaaggCTGTTAAAAGAATAGATCCTTCTCATAACCTTTAtgctaaaaaattatcaatgattGCTG GTGGTACTGGTATTACGCCAATGTTGCAGTTAATTAGACAAGTCACTAGAGATCCTAAAGATGAAACCAAATTGTCATTACTTTTTGCTAATCAGACTGAagaagatatattattaagagatGAATTAGAAGAAGCTGTTAAAAATTATCCAGATAGGATCAAAGTCTGGTATACAGTTGATAGACCTACTgatg ggtGGAAATACAGTGTTGGATTTATATCATCTGACATGATATCAGAACATCTATATCCACCAGCTCAAGATACATTGGTATTGATGTGTGGACCTCCTCCAATGATAAACTTTGCATGTATTCCAAATCTTGATAAACTTGGATATGATGCTAAGTTAcgattttcttattaa
- the LOC114124653 gene encoding recQ-like DNA helicase Blm isoform X1, translated as MEFFLKKPSNVLKRLGSTNVKLESERNQCKPNSSIVSLIDSDEENVKVNQTKYDQKELPKDIQKNKINNCFVDDDDDDNDDVSIIYSPEKTISSNPDNISKDSDNINFDVSKSPSIVTKTQFSTPNKFKKKLSLSSVSTINLKDVSFDKTPKNREEVISNTENQSTELGIWLNDLNSNSILCQTISDMPITNLENHLVNLKNLELDMLEEVYNIILNIPDNIVFSIPSLKSPSVLVELKRMRQKIKNKIKIGKTRLMNDNSKPTTSSNNNNLCNHENKSKTFLNGFDTSTDFQNEKQTFNSPKYGSTNTDNSRLNTSYNHTNVVNNSNSNKWFDSHSNFQNNTNTDIYSRERLSVNELDCIVNDNNFDSYSISDVQSRSVNDNNPNTFNNFETKKISCQSSCEKANNISFGNTSQLTSNCSLKKTSFSNIPVSKGEFSKTNYPHSRELFTVFRSTFGLHDFRPNQLETINAALLGHDCFVLMPTGGGKSLCYQLPAVISKGVTLVISPLKSLVIDQTEKLKSLDIPTAHLLGNMPHEEENSIFTKLCMSEPGLKMLYVTPEKIAASMKLGQILNNLHCRGKLARLVIDEAHCVSHWGHDFRPDYKRLGEFRKKYPDVPIMALTATATPRVREDVLHQLQISGTKLFLSSFNRPNLLYKVVPKKGKSAMIEIANLIKEKYKNLSGIIYCLSRNECDNTATFMCNEGIKAISYHAGLTDSKRNDVQMKWITNKVNLVCATIAFGMGIDKPDVRYVFHYSLPKSIEGYYQESGRAGRDGKTSHCLLYYNYQDMHRIRKLIELDDSGNFESKKVHMQNLFRIVSYCENKADCRRTLQLNYFGETFDDNKCISNKETACDNCRNKAAFKYIDVTEDSIEIVKTVKELCGSGGGSWNNNFTLIHIIDIFKGSSNQKIKSNNHDKLSLHGRGKQWDRFDAERLMHKLVLEGYLREEMVASKVDIINAFVRVGPEADKLIRGSIKLKLASASKNKLNIETTSKHTNTPVNNVLKEIQEKCYENLMDVCRGLAASLNVNTNAVMTIQAIQEMSHSLPETEEEMLKIVGVTKANFEKYGRQLLEITQEAAANKFVAECDENELNNIEEEGGDWLKTSTDCPYFDDMATGVVNNKSKRKTYYSNKGGNKRFKRGKSKNPKKKVGTSFMASKQSKAQTSTLKSTVKLPPSNRPGFLSAPKVSHF; from the exons atggaattttttttaaaaaaaccaagtaatgttttaaaacgtCTTGGTTCTACTAATGTTAAACTCGAATCGGAAAGAAATCAATG taaACCTAATTCATCCATAGTAAGTCTGATAGATAGTGATGAAGAAAATGTAAAAGTCAATCAAACTAAATATGATCAAAAAG aACTTCCAAAAGACAttcaaaagaataaaataaacaactgtTTTGTtgacgatgatgatgatgataatgatgatgtcagtattatttatagtccAGAAAAAACAATATCGTCTAATCCAGataat ATATCTAAAGATAgtgataacattaattttgatgtatcCAAAAGTCCATCAATAGTaacaaaaacacaattttcaactccaaataaatttaaaaaaaaattgtcacttTCTTCAGTATCAACAATCAATCTTAAGGATGTAAGTTTCGATAAGACACCAAAAAATCGTGAAGAAGTTATTAGTAATACAg aaAATCAGTCAACAGAATTGGGCATTTGGCTTAATGATCTAAACagtaattctattttatgCCAAACAATTTCTGAT atgccAATTACAAATTTAGAAAATCATTTGGTGAACttgaaaaatttagaattagatATGTTAGAagaggtgtataatataatcttaaacATACccgataatattgtattttctattCCTAGTCTTAAAAGCCCTTCAGTTTTGGTTGAGCTAAAAAGAATgcgacaaaaaataaaaaataaaataaaaattggtaaGACACGTTTAATGAATGACAATTCAAAACCAACCACTtcaagtaataacaataatttgtgtaatcatgaaaataaatctaaaacatttttaaatggattTGACACATCAACCgattttcaaaatgaaaaacaaacattCAATTCTCCAAAATATGGATCAACTAATACTGATAATTCTAGATTGAATACATCATATAATCATACTAATGTGGTTAACAATAGTAATTCTAATAAATGGTTTGACAgtcattcaaattttcaaaataatactaatacagaTATTTATTCTCGAGAACGTCTAAGTGTGAATGAATTGGACTGTATTgttaatgacaataattttgattcataTTCTATATCTGATGTTCAAAGTCGTTcagttaatgataataatccaaatacatttaataattttgagacaaaaaaaatatcatgccAGTCTAGTTGCGAAAAAG ccaataatatttcttttgggAATACTTCTCAACTAACATCAAACTGTAGTCTGAAAAAAACGTCATTCTCAAACATACCCGTTTCTAAAGGAGAATTCAGCAAAACAAATTATCCTCATTCAAGAGAATTATTTACT GTATTTAGATCAACTTTTGGTCTCCATGATTTTCGCCCTAATCAATTGGAAACTATTAATGCAGCTTTACTTGGTCACGACTGTTTTGTATTAATGCCTACTGGTGGCGGAAAGTCATTATGTTATCAATTACCCGCAGTAATATCTAAAGGGGTTACACTTGTTATTTCACCTTTGAAATCTTTAGTCATTGATCAGACggaaaaattgaaatcattagat attccaaCAGCCCACTTGTTGGGTAATATGCCTCACGAAGAAGAAAACTCGATTTTCACAAAGTTATGTATGTCTGAACCAG gtttgaaaatgttgtatGTCACGCCGGAAAAAATTGCTGCTAGTATGAAATTAggacaaattttaaacaatttgcaTTGTCGTGGAAAATTAGCCCGTTTAGTTATTGATGAAGCTCATTGTGTTTCTCATTGGGGACATGATTTTcg ACCAGACTATAAACGTTTAGGAGAATTCAGGAAAAAATATCCAGATGTTCCAATTATGGCTCTAACTGCTACTGCAACACCTCGTGTCCGTGAAGATGTACTTCACCAGCTACAGATCAGCGGAACAAAATT atttttatCTAGTTTTAATAGGCCCAATTTGCTTTATAAAGTTGTTCCTAAGAAAGGAAAATCTGCTATGATAGAAATAGCTAATctcattaaagaaaaatataaaaacctgTCTggcataatttattgtttgtcaAGAAACGAATGTGATAATACAGCGACATTTATGTGTAATGAAGGAATTAAAGCAATTAGCTATCATGCTGGTCTAACCGATTCTAAACGTAATGATGTTCAAATGAAATGGATCACAAACAAAGTCAAT TTGGTTTGTGCTACAATCGCATTTGGTATGGGAATAGATAAACCAGATGTGCGTTACGTTTTTCATTATTCTCTACCCAAGTCTATTGAAGGTTATTATCAAGAATCTGGGAGAGCTGGACGTGATGGAAAAACATCTCattgtttactttattataattatcaagatATGCATCGCATTCGAAAACTTATTgaat tggaCGACAGTGGTAATTTCGAATCAAAAAAAGTACATATGCAAAATCTTTTTAGAATTGTATCATACTGTGAAAATAAAGCAGATTGCAGGCGAACTTTGCAACTTAACTATTTTGGTGAAACatttgatgataataaatgtatttcaaataaagaAACAGCATGTGATAATTGTCGAAATAAG gcggcatttaaatatattgatgtcACAGAAGATAGTATTGAAATAGTTAAAACAGTTAAAGAATTATGTGGTTCAGGAGGTGGTAGTTggaacaataattttactttaatacatattattgatatatttaaaggtAGTTCAAATCAAAAGATCAAATCAAACa ATCATGATAAATTGAGTTTACATGGACGTGGAAAACAATGGGATAGATTTGATGCAGAACGTTTGATGCATAAATTAGTCTTGGAAGGTTATTTGAGAGAAGAAATGGTTGCTTCTaaagtagatattattaatgcgTTTGTCAGAGTTGGTCCAGAAGCAGACAAACTCATTCGAGgatcaataaaa ttaaaattggCATCAGCttcaaagaataaattaaatattgaaacaacAAGTAAACATACAAACACACCAGTTAATAACGTTCTTAAGGAAATCCAAGAGAAATGTTACGAAAATTTGATGGACGTTTGTCGTGGTTTAGCTGCTTCATTAAATGTGAACACTAATGCAGTTATGACTATTCAA GCAATTCAAGAGATGTCTCACTCTTTACCAGAAACTGAAGaagaaatgttaaaaatcgTTGGAGTAACTAAAgccaattttgaaaaatatggcAGACAGTTGTTAGAAATTACCCAGGAAGCAGCTGCAAATaaatttg TTGCAGAGTGCGATGAAaatgaactaaataatattgaagagGAAGGAGGAGATTGGCTTAAAACTAGTACAGATTGTCCATACTTTGACGATATGGCCACTGGCGTGGTAAACAACAAgagtaaaagaaaaacatattattcaaataaaggAGGAAATAAAAGGTTTAAAAGaggaaaaagtaaaaa cccAAAGAAAAAAGTTGGAACATCCTTCATGGCTTCAAAACAGTCTAAAGCACAAACGTCTACACTAAAATCCACCGTAAAACTGCCACCATCAAATCGGCCAGGTTTCCTGTCTGCTCCTAAAGTatctcatttttaa
- the LOC114124653 gene encoding recQ-like DNA helicase Blm isoform X2: MEFFLKKPSNVLKRLGSTNVKLESERNQCKPNSSIVSLIDSDEENVKVNQTKYDQKDIQKNKINNCFVDDDDDDNDDVSIIYSPEKTISSNPDNISKDSDNINFDVSKSPSIVTKTQFSTPNKFKKKLSLSSVSTINLKDVSFDKTPKNREEVISNTENQSTELGIWLNDLNSNSILCQTISDMPITNLENHLVNLKNLELDMLEEVYNIILNIPDNIVFSIPSLKSPSVLVELKRMRQKIKNKIKIGKTRLMNDNSKPTTSSNNNNLCNHENKSKTFLNGFDTSTDFQNEKQTFNSPKYGSTNTDNSRLNTSYNHTNVVNNSNSNKWFDSHSNFQNNTNTDIYSRERLSVNELDCIVNDNNFDSYSISDVQSRSVNDNNPNTFNNFETKKISCQSSCEKANNISFGNTSQLTSNCSLKKTSFSNIPVSKGEFSKTNYPHSRELFTVFRSTFGLHDFRPNQLETINAALLGHDCFVLMPTGGGKSLCYQLPAVISKGVTLVISPLKSLVIDQTEKLKSLDIPTAHLLGNMPHEEENSIFTKLCMSEPGLKMLYVTPEKIAASMKLGQILNNLHCRGKLARLVIDEAHCVSHWGHDFRPDYKRLGEFRKKYPDVPIMALTATATPRVREDVLHQLQISGTKLFLSSFNRPNLLYKVVPKKGKSAMIEIANLIKEKYKNLSGIIYCLSRNECDNTATFMCNEGIKAISYHAGLTDSKRNDVQMKWITNKVNLVCATIAFGMGIDKPDVRYVFHYSLPKSIEGYYQESGRAGRDGKTSHCLLYYNYQDMHRIRKLIELDDSGNFESKKVHMQNLFRIVSYCENKADCRRTLQLNYFGETFDDNKCISNKETACDNCRNKAAFKYIDVTEDSIEIVKTVKELCGSGGGSWNNNFTLIHIIDIFKGSSNQKIKSNNHDKLSLHGRGKQWDRFDAERLMHKLVLEGYLREEMVASKVDIINAFVRVGPEADKLIRGSIKLKLASASKNKLNIETTSKHTNTPVNNVLKEIQEKCYENLMDVCRGLAASLNVNTNAVMTIQAIQEMSHSLPETEEEMLKIVGVTKANFEKYGRQLLEITQEAAANKFVAECDENELNNIEEEGGDWLKTSTDCPYFDDMATGVVNNKSKRKTYYSNKGGNKRFKRGKSKNPKKKVGTSFMASKQSKAQTSTLKSTVKLPPSNRPGFLSAPKVSHF; encoded by the exons atggaattttttttaaaaaaaccaagtaatgttttaaaacgtCTTGGTTCTACTAATGTTAAACTCGAATCGGAAAGAAATCAATG taaACCTAATTCATCCATAGTAAGTCTGATAGATAGTGATGAAGAAAATGTAAAAGTCAATCAAACTAAATATGATCAAAAAG ACAttcaaaagaataaaataaacaactgtTTTGTtgacgatgatgatgatgataatgatgatgtcagtattatttatagtccAGAAAAAACAATATCGTCTAATCCAGataat ATATCTAAAGATAgtgataacattaattttgatgtatcCAAAAGTCCATCAATAGTaacaaaaacacaattttcaactccaaataaatttaaaaaaaaattgtcacttTCTTCAGTATCAACAATCAATCTTAAGGATGTAAGTTTCGATAAGACACCAAAAAATCGTGAAGAAGTTATTAGTAATACAg aaAATCAGTCAACAGAATTGGGCATTTGGCTTAATGATCTAAACagtaattctattttatgCCAAACAATTTCTGAT atgccAATTACAAATTTAGAAAATCATTTGGTGAACttgaaaaatttagaattagatATGTTAGAagaggtgtataatataatcttaaacATACccgataatattgtattttctattCCTAGTCTTAAAAGCCCTTCAGTTTTGGTTGAGCTAAAAAGAATgcgacaaaaaataaaaaataaaataaaaattggtaaGACACGTTTAATGAATGACAATTCAAAACCAACCACTtcaagtaataacaataatttgtgtaatcatgaaaataaatctaaaacatttttaaatggattTGACACATCAACCgattttcaaaatgaaaaacaaacattCAATTCTCCAAAATATGGATCAACTAATACTGATAATTCTAGATTGAATACATCATATAATCATACTAATGTGGTTAACAATAGTAATTCTAATAAATGGTTTGACAgtcattcaaattttcaaaataatactaatacagaTATTTATTCTCGAGAACGTCTAAGTGTGAATGAATTGGACTGTATTgttaatgacaataattttgattcataTTCTATATCTGATGTTCAAAGTCGTTcagttaatgataataatccaaatacatttaataattttgagacaaaaaaaatatcatgccAGTCTAGTTGCGAAAAAG ccaataatatttcttttgggAATACTTCTCAACTAACATCAAACTGTAGTCTGAAAAAAACGTCATTCTCAAACATACCCGTTTCTAAAGGAGAATTCAGCAAAACAAATTATCCTCATTCAAGAGAATTATTTACT GTATTTAGATCAACTTTTGGTCTCCATGATTTTCGCCCTAATCAATTGGAAACTATTAATGCAGCTTTACTTGGTCACGACTGTTTTGTATTAATGCCTACTGGTGGCGGAAAGTCATTATGTTATCAATTACCCGCAGTAATATCTAAAGGGGTTACACTTGTTATTTCACCTTTGAAATCTTTAGTCATTGATCAGACggaaaaattgaaatcattagat attccaaCAGCCCACTTGTTGGGTAATATGCCTCACGAAGAAGAAAACTCGATTTTCACAAAGTTATGTATGTCTGAACCAG gtttgaaaatgttgtatGTCACGCCGGAAAAAATTGCTGCTAGTATGAAATTAggacaaattttaaacaatttgcaTTGTCGTGGAAAATTAGCCCGTTTAGTTATTGATGAAGCTCATTGTGTTTCTCATTGGGGACATGATTTTcg ACCAGACTATAAACGTTTAGGAGAATTCAGGAAAAAATATCCAGATGTTCCAATTATGGCTCTAACTGCTACTGCAACACCTCGTGTCCGTGAAGATGTACTTCACCAGCTACAGATCAGCGGAACAAAATT atttttatCTAGTTTTAATAGGCCCAATTTGCTTTATAAAGTTGTTCCTAAGAAAGGAAAATCTGCTATGATAGAAATAGCTAATctcattaaagaaaaatataaaaacctgTCTggcataatttattgtttgtcaAGAAACGAATGTGATAATACAGCGACATTTATGTGTAATGAAGGAATTAAAGCAATTAGCTATCATGCTGGTCTAACCGATTCTAAACGTAATGATGTTCAAATGAAATGGATCACAAACAAAGTCAAT TTGGTTTGTGCTACAATCGCATTTGGTATGGGAATAGATAAACCAGATGTGCGTTACGTTTTTCATTATTCTCTACCCAAGTCTATTGAAGGTTATTATCAAGAATCTGGGAGAGCTGGACGTGATGGAAAAACATCTCattgtttactttattataattatcaagatATGCATCGCATTCGAAAACTTATTgaat tggaCGACAGTGGTAATTTCGAATCAAAAAAAGTACATATGCAAAATCTTTTTAGAATTGTATCATACTGTGAAAATAAAGCAGATTGCAGGCGAACTTTGCAACTTAACTATTTTGGTGAAACatttgatgataataaatgtatttcaaataaagaAACAGCATGTGATAATTGTCGAAATAAG gcggcatttaaatatattgatgtcACAGAAGATAGTATTGAAATAGTTAAAACAGTTAAAGAATTATGTGGTTCAGGAGGTGGTAGTTggaacaataattttactttaatacatattattgatatatttaaaggtAGTTCAAATCAAAAGATCAAATCAAACa ATCATGATAAATTGAGTTTACATGGACGTGGAAAACAATGGGATAGATTTGATGCAGAACGTTTGATGCATAAATTAGTCTTGGAAGGTTATTTGAGAGAAGAAATGGTTGCTTCTaaagtagatattattaatgcgTTTGTCAGAGTTGGTCCAGAAGCAGACAAACTCATTCGAGgatcaataaaa ttaaaattggCATCAGCttcaaagaataaattaaatattgaaacaacAAGTAAACATACAAACACACCAGTTAATAACGTTCTTAAGGAAATCCAAGAGAAATGTTACGAAAATTTGATGGACGTTTGTCGTGGTTTAGCTGCTTCATTAAATGTGAACACTAATGCAGTTATGACTATTCAA GCAATTCAAGAGATGTCTCACTCTTTACCAGAAACTGAAGaagaaatgttaaaaatcgTTGGAGTAACTAAAgccaattttgaaaaatatggcAGACAGTTGTTAGAAATTACCCAGGAAGCAGCTGCAAATaaatttg TTGCAGAGTGCGATGAAaatgaactaaataatattgaagagGAAGGAGGAGATTGGCTTAAAACTAGTACAGATTGTCCATACTTTGACGATATGGCCACTGGCGTGGTAAACAACAAgagtaaaagaaaaacatattattcaaataaaggAGGAAATAAAAGGTTTAAAAGaggaaaaagtaaaaa cccAAAGAAAAAAGTTGGAACATCCTTCATGGCTTCAAAACAGTCTAAAGCACAAACGTCTACACTAAAATCCACCGTAAAACTGCCACCATCAAATCGGCCAGGTTTCCTGTCTGCTCCTAAAGTatctcatttttaa